The DNA region CTTTGGTGAAGGCTACGTTACTGGACGCCGTGTGTGAATTTTCTTGGGTTATTCTCTTCCTAGATACTATACTTCTTCTTTCATCATGTTAACTCCTAAGGTTCTAAATCTCTCATCATTTGGTAAATTTAGACACATAAGCCTATGCTAAGTTGTTTATAAGATTTGTTCTAAGTTGCTGGTGGGTTGACTTATGTCAGTATTAAGTAGATTAATTTTTTGCCgagaaaaagtattttaaaaaatgttagcATTGTCCAAGAATTGGTGCATGCTATCAATAAGTCAGTTAGAGGTGGAAATATTATGATGAAGATTGATATGGCCAATACCTATGATACGATTGATTGGAATTTTTTATTCCAAGTTTGGCATGCTTTTGGATTTTCAGTTGAGGTTTCTAATCTTATTTATCAATGTGTCATTACTCCTTGGTATTCAGTGGTCATGAATGACATGACTAAAGGATTCTTTAAGGGTGGGAGGGGTATTCTTCAAGGGGATCCTATATTgtcttatttatatattcttgTTGAGGAAGTATTCATGCGTCTTTTGCGGTGCAAGTTTCAGGATGGTGATATTAGTTTATTTTCCTAGCCCCGTAATAGCCCATTAATCTCTCACTTGCTTTATGCAGATGATATGATGATTTTTGCTAATGGTGGTAAGAGATCTGTTAAGATGACTAAAGAAACTCTCAATATCTATGCTCATTGGTCTGGTCAGGTAGTCAACAAAGCAAagtcttccatttttttctcttccataATTTTGTCTTCTAGACGAAGAGAAATTTTGAGCATTACAGGTTTCACTGCTGGAAGCTTTTCGATAAAATATTTGGGTGTTCCTATTATTTTTGATTGTATGAAGATTATATATTTAGAGGATTTGTTGATgaaaatttggaagaaaatggagGGATGGAAGGTTCGTTTTATCTTCAGGGGCTTGGTTAGTTCTTTTAAAGCATGTATTATCAAGCCTGCCAATTCATTTGTTAGCTATTTTACAAGCTCTGAAGTTAGTTTTGGCTATGATTAATCGGCTGTTTAGCACTTTCTTTTAGGGTTCAGTTGAggggaaaccaaaaaaaaaaaaaaaaggtgaattGGGAGTCGTTATATAAACTAGTTGATGAGGGAGGTGTTGGCCTACGGAATCTCCTGCATGTAcaaaagtttttactttttaaatttgcttAGAAATTGCTTACTGAAAATTCTTTGTGGGCAAATTTTTTTCATGACCAAGTATGTGAGGGATCAACATATTTCATTAGTGAATCCTTTGAGGGGGACTCAGTTCTAGAAGAAAATTTTGGCTTCAATTCCATTTGTGCTTGGCCGATCCACATGGATTGCAAGAGAAGGAAATATTTCCTTTTGGAGGGACAAATGATTAGAGTTAGGACTGATATGTGAGGAGCTCAATATTGTTGATGTTCCAACTATGAAAATAAAGGAATGCATGGTAGAGAATAGTTGGGATGCGGATTTCTTAGTACAACTTGTGGGTCAGGAACTTATGGACAAGATTTTAACCAAATTAGGGGGCACAAAAACTAGttctgatattttaatttggttggGTAAGTCAGATAGCAGGTTCTCCGCTTCCTTTGCTTCGAATTTGGTGCTTGTCGTTGCTCCAAAATGGCAGTGGTCCGAATGGATATGGCATATAGTTTTACCAAAGAAATTTTCCATTGCAATGTGAAAGTTTTTTCACATAGCTTGAGTGTGGATGATCAATTACAACGCATTAGTATTCCTGTTGTCTCTAGGTATGAATGTTGTGAAGAGAGAGCAATTGAAGATttaaatcatattttatatggagGTAGAATTGCCTCTAAATTATTGTAGGCTTGCTCAAATTTTTTGGGTCTTCCTTTTGTATCAAATTGTCCTTGGGCTCAATCAGTGGAAGATTGGTTTCGAAGAACAAAGAAACCCTCCTAGGTGGGAAGTCTGTTCGGCTTGGTTCTGGCTAGAGTTTGTGGTCCTGAAGGTGTTATGCTTGAATGGAAGGGCATAAAGAGCCGTTTGATGTTTTATGGTGTAAAGTTAAATACAGGATGAGCTGGGTTGCCAGTCGATTGAGAGCTTCTGACCGTTTGGATAAGAGGGATATTTCTATTTTGCAAGAACTGAAGTTGTCAATTGCTCCTTCTTATTCAAAGCAAGTGCGTACAATTTCTTGGCATAAGCCAAGTCCAAGATGGTTTAAATTGAATACAAATTAGAGTAGCCTAAATAATACTAGAGAATTTGGTGCAGGTGGCGTTTTAAGAAATCATGATGGAATGCTGcaatttgcatttgtagaataTACTGGTATTGGTTTGAATAATAGGGCAGAGCCAATGGTGCTCTTATTTGGTTTACGACGCTATAAATTGTATGGTTTTAATAATGTTATCCTTGAACTGGATTCACTTTTTATACTTAACAAGCTGAAAGAAGGTCGATGTAATGTTTGGTACTAGGAGGATTTTTGGGAGAAGATTTGCAGCCTTCTAAGAGACTTGAATGTGCGGTATCAACATGTCTTTAGGGAAGGCAACTCTGCAGCAAATTGGCTTGCACGATTGGGTAGTAGAGGATGCACTGATGAGTTTTCGCATGAAAATATTCCTCATTTGCTGAAAGGAATCTTGAGAGCTAATAGAAGTGGCTTGCCGAATTTGATAATGGATTAATTCTGCTTTGACGTTGGTGCTAGTTACAAGGTTTTGTTGTGCTTTTTTGCTTGGTtttattctttcaatttttatgcAATAAGCTTAGAAATAAGGTTATCTTATTGGAATGTCCTgtaaccacggtattcctctACCAAAAGTGAGGGTATTCAATAAAGCTTGAAGGTTCTGTCCTcctcccacacacacacacaaaaagtGGTATATATATGATGAGTAATAGAATTCAactagtttaaaaataataaaactattttttttaaataataataaaaaagtgtgATGTGTAAGGTTGATGAGTAGCAATACTTTTGTTTATAATAACATGTTAAGAGTTTAGGCTCAATTGTAATAAAGTTTTTGGAAACCTAAACAAATAGGGAAAATGCAACatgtaattaagaaaaatttacttCTTCACGTATCAATTATTGATAGGTTGAAAAccataaaatttgaatttcaaagaaAACCGGCAAAATAAATCTTGTAAGAACATGCAGCACTACTCAAAAAATAGACAATCCTTGTAGGTCGTGGATAGCCAACTTAggattatctcaaaataaattatgatataaCAATCAGAGACTTActactaatttcttcaaaaaattatatatacaagtcAATATATAGGATACACTTTCATATTATTACAtgtcataatttgatttgtaaaaaacataaaattaaattattttataaattgtagCTAAATGCTTTCAAATTATGACATGTAATGATATGAAAGTGAGGTGAATGATGAATGCCTCTCATAAGAGGATGGTGAATAATGATAGCTACTTTTACCCTTAGATGAGGGCCCCCATCCAATACCTTCTTCATCTATATCAACTTCTACCACCTCACCCACCATGCTACCAATATGCACCCCAACATCTCTTGTCATGCAACCAAGAGGAATATTGTGGAGTTGAATCCAAAAGAATTCCTTATTGAACTCTACATCTTTTGGAGCAGATTTACCATCAAAAGTATTAAGCCATAGTAGATTTTGATCAAAAAACCATGGTATgcctttttgaactttttgtagATCCTCATCATTCTGAAACTCAATTAGAAACATATTATCACCCACCTCATTGAAAACCACACCACCATTCGACTTCCATACCTTCACCATCGTGGCCTTAAATGCTTCCCTGTTGATGAATCTCTCAGAAATAACCAAGCCAATCAAACTTTGTTGCCCATGCCTCCTCACCACTGCATTAGTAGTGATGTCAATAGAAATCTCTTTTTGTTCTGCCTCAGTCAACCTGAAGCTACCCCACTTCTCCAAACGCAAccataatgattagtttgaaagtatttgtgttCGAATTATGTTTAGAAAGGAAATGAGATAGGATGAGATGAAAAACTTTTCCAAACATCTCCAAGTCTCCTGTTTTAATTCTTGTAAGTACCGAGTTGTGTTGTTAGGATTTTTCCTTCATTTACATTGTTTTCTGTCGTGAAGGGGTGTTGGAATTTCCCTACTTTGTACTGGTGAACATAATTTGCTACTCGCATAATTGCATTGCATTTTGTGAATGCTTGCCGGAAATTTCGCACTATTTTGTATCATGTAATTGTTCCTAAACTTCTTATTATTAGGCTGTtgataacatgaaataagtagcAAGCGTCCATATTCCGAAAGTAGCTAATAAGTACACAATTTACACTTTCAGGCAACTGGAAGTATTGAAACTTTCAGCACAACGCCATTCTTCTTGATCAGCTCAAAGACACAAGCATCTcctatttttaaattatgggTTTTACAAAATGCATTCCATCCCTTCCCGATTCTTGAGGGCGCGTTTGTACCATTGGTGCGACGGCACACGCAATGCCATTGCTTTCCTTCACAATCCTCAAGTTCGATAGCTCTTTTCCCGCTTAGATACTTCGTAGCAAATCTCCTCGGCAATGACTGCACAGTAAACAAAGAATACCAACTAATCATACTTCATGATGcaacttttattttcattcacaTTGCTTATTACCAAGTATAACCCACCAATACCAAGAGGTTGATAGCATATGACCcagtttttcaaatgaaaaaccTGCATTTGAAACCTTCCACCCcttgtttaaaaaattagaaatgaaaaaaatcatcATAGAGGCTCACCACAAAAGCGTTGGTGAAATTATATTGCCGAAGGATCGAGATGAAATGAGGATTTGTAGGCTTGAACATTGTGGCTGCTtgctttgccttttcttttacTCTGGACCTTatcattcttcttcttgaagATATATCAGAAAAATTTCCcatttctctgtcttcttcttgttttgtgAACAACTCATGATCATGTAATTCAGTAGACATTTCATTTTTGTCCAAATTGCGCTGCCCTGATTCTTCTGAACTATCTGCTTCAATGATTTCAACCTGGTTTTCCAATTTTGGATTTTGGGTCATTTTTCCATCTCCATTAGAGGGATACATGATCTCCGTAGCAGTCAGATCAAAGATAATAACATGGAAGTTTGAATCCCCTTCGTATTTGAAGACTAAAAAGTAGCCTTTCTGGATAGAATGCTGATGTACAAAATCCTCCCAGCCATCATGAAACCAAATCTTGTTTTCAGCTTTCTCCAATCCCACTTTCCAACTGCAACCATTGGGAACAGTGAGTACTGCAACAGTGGACAGTTCATCACCAAATTCCCTAACAAATTTTGATGGGAGCCCCTGCATGCAGGTGCATAAACTTAGTAATAACAACTTTACATCGAACCACATAACTCTTTACTCCTAGCCCCTTTTCACCCAGCCCCATTTCATTTCCCTAATTCCTCCTCCTCCTGAGATTTTCATTCACTTCGATTTATAGAAATATGAGCCCTTAGGTAATTTGTTCTGTATTTCCTTTTTGCTGCAAAAAACTCAAATTGAATTCTAAAGCTAATTTGGTTGTGGGCTCAACTTTCGTTTAAGCTACATTTCATCATATTTCTTTGGTTTTTATTGCGGATTTTCTTGTGGGTTTTGGTAGCAGCGTAGTACTTTAGTGTGGGATTTCCGTTTCTCGGCAACCAAACAGAAGATTAAGAATCATTATTAAAAGGATAAAAGCTGAGGTAGTGATGTACGTTACCAGTTTCATGTCATCCATGGAATGGGGGAGTATTATCTTGAAGAAGTGTGGCCGGGCTCTATCACATGACCTCGACCGAGAACTTGACGGCCGCTGACGATCCTTGTCAAAGACAACTCCAGCCCGGCGAGCCCTCGATTTAACTTCCATGGGAAGATTATATCGGATCAAGATCGTTCCCTCTTCAGGACTCGTACACCCTCTTCAGCCTCGCCACTCTCAGATCTCTCTCACGGCCTGCACTTTTCCAAGTCTCGTTCCCTTTTTGGTCTAAAAAATGAAGACCGTGCAGCGTGGCTTGCtcagaaaaagacaaaaaggcGAAAGAAAAAGTTTCCATCTTCAGGTATCGTCCGGTTCAGAGATGTGTCTCTATCAAACAAATTTTATCCGTTCTTTGATCTCTTTCATGACTTCATTTATTTTCGCGCAAAAAGACAGAATTCCATGAAGAGAAGCACTCGGTTCCAAACTCTATATTTGGAGGGATTCACCATTCTCTAAAATCAATTCTAAAAGATTTTAGAAAcggaaaaaattaaacaaaagatCGTAGTActctttataattttcttcctttttcttagtAATCAAACAAATTAAGAGGCTAAACAGAAACTGGAGGAACCAATTCCCATTGGCAAACTCTCTCTTCTCCgtattcttaatttatattgATGAACAGATATCTcatcaaaatcccataaaaatgATCAACAGACAACCATCACCACCATTCACTTGTGATTTGTGATTCCGATTATCTAAACTCAAACATAATGATCAGAAAAGCCGctataatattgttataattctAATCAATGAGCTGGAGGACTACTAATTAATAGTATTTCAGTCGATCTTCTACTA from Carya illinoinensis cultivar Pawnee chromosome 6, C.illinoinensisPawnee_v1, whole genome shotgun sequence includes:
- the LOC122314341 gene encoding B3 domain-containing protein At4g01580-like; the encoded protein is MEVKSRARRAGVVFDKDRQRPSSSRSRSCDRARPHFFKIILPHSMDDMKLGLPSKFVREFGDELSTVAVLTVPNGCSWKVGLEKAENKIWFHDGWEDFVHQHSIQKGYFLVFKYEGDSNFHVIIFDLTATEIMYPSNGDGKMTQNPKLENQVEIIEADSSEESGQRNLDKNEMSTELHDHELFTKQEEDREMGNFSDISSRRRMIRSRVKEKAKQAATMFKPTNPHFISILRQYNFTNAFVSLPRRFATKYLSGKRAIELEDCEGKQWHCVCRRTNGTNAPSRIGKGWNAFCKTHNLKIGDACVFELIKKNGVVLKVSILPVA